The Sphingomicrobium aestuariivivum DNA window GCCGACACGCTGCTGGGGCGGATGGGCGAGAACGACTGGCACGAGCGCGAAGGAGCGTGGACGGTCAATCGCGCGCTGGCCCGCGCCGGCTGGCCGTGGGCGCCGCTCGCGGGTGCGCGGCTGCCGACACCGGGCAAGATGGAACGCAGCCTCTTCACCCGCCTGCCCGAATGGGAGGAGGGCGCGGGGCCTGCGCCGCCGCGTACCGTCCATGTCGACGAGGACGAGGCGCTGAAGCGGCTCGATGCCTTCACCGGCAAGGGCGCCGAACGCCGCGAGGGGCAGCGGGCGATGGCGACGGCGGTCGCGCCCGCCTTCGCGCCGCGAAAAGCCGAGCGCCAGCCCAATGTGCTGCTCGCCAATGCGGGCACGGGGATTGGCAAGACACTCGCCTATCTTGCGCCCTCGACGCTGTGGGCGGAGAAGTCGGGCGGCACGGTGTGGGTCTCGACCTATACCAAGGCGCTGCAGCGCCAGCTCGATGCCGAAGGGGCGCGGATCGAGCCCGATCCGGTGCGGCGCAAGAAGCGCATCGTGGTGCGCAAGGGGCGCGAGAATTACTGCTGCCTCCTCAATCTCGAGGATGCCATGCAGGGCGGTTTCGCGGGTCGTGCGGCAGTGCTGGCACAGCTGGTGGCGCGCTGGGCGGCCTATACCAAGGATGGCGACATGGTCGGCGGCGACCTGCCGGGCTGGCTGCCGAGCCTGTTCCGGCGGGCGGGTGCGACCGCGCTTACCGACCGGCGCGGCGAATGCGTCTATGCGGGCTGCGCGCATTACCGCAAATGCTTCATCGAACGCGCCGAGCGGGCAGGGCGAGAGGCCGATCTCGTCATCGCTAATCATGCGCTCGTCCTCATCGGCGCGGCGCGCGGGCGGCCCGATGCGCCGAGCCGCATCGTCTTCGACGAGGGGCATCACCTGTTCGATGCGGCGGATTCAACTTTCGCGGCGGCGCTGACGGGGCGCGAGGCGATCGAACTCAGGCGCTGGATTATCGGTCCCGAGGGCAAGCATCGCGGACGGCGGCGCGGCCTTCAGGCTCGGCTGATGGACCTCGCCAGCTATGACGAGGCGGGCAATGAGGCGATTTCCAAGATCGTCGAGGCGGCGCAATCCCTGAATTCGGACGGCTGGCTCGGCCGCGTGCAGGAAGGTGACCCGTGGGGCCCGCTGGAGAAATTCTTCGCCGCGATCCGTGCCATGACCTATGCGCGCGCCAAGGCGTCGGACGCGGGCTACGGGCTCGAGACCGAACTCGCCGACCCCGATGCGCCGCTGGTCGAGGCGGCGGCGAGCGCGCATGAGGCGATGGAAGCGCTCGCCCAGCCGATGGCGGCGCTGACGCGGCGGCTCGAAGCCGTGCTCGAGGATGCGCCCGACTGGCTCGACAGCCAGGCGCGCGCGCGGGTCGAGGGTGCGATCAATTCACTGGGATGGCGGCGCGAACAGGTGGCGGGCTGGAGCGCGATGCTCGGGCGCATCGGCGGCCCCGCCGATCCCGATTTCGTCGACTGGCTCGCCTGCCACCGCGTCGAGGGGCGCGACTATGACATCGGCATGCACCGCCACTGGCTCGACCCGACGCGGCCGCTTGCCAAGGCGGTGATCGAGCCTTCGCACAGCGTCATCGTCACCTCGGCCACCTTGAAAACCACCGAAGGCTGGGACGAGGCGGAGGCACGCACCGGTGCCGATCATCTCGAGGTCGCGGCACGCCATTTCGAGGCGAAGAGCCCGTTCGATTATGCCGGCAATACGCAGGTGCTGGTGGTCAATGACCTCGGGCGCGACAACCTCCCCGCGCTGGCGGGCGCCTATGCGCGGCTGATCGAGGCAGCAGGCGGCGGGACGCTCGGCCTGTTCACCGCGATCAAGCGGCTGCGCAGCGTCCACGCGCGGATCGCCGACCGCCTGGCGCGCGCGGGGCTTCCGCTGTTCGCGCAGCATGTCGACCCGATCGACACGGGCACGCTGATCGACATGTTCCGTGATGATCCCAAGGCCAGCCTGCTCGGTACCGATGCGCTGCGCGACGGGGTCGACGTGCCGGGCGAGAGCCTGAGGCTCGTCGTCATGGAGCGCATCCCCTGGCCGCGCCCGACCGTGCTCCACGGCGCACGGCGGCTGGCGGGCGGGGGCTCGGAATATGACGACAAGGTGGTGCGCGCCAAGCTCGCGCAGGCCTATGGGCGGCTGGTGCGCCGGGCGGGTGACGGGGGGCACTTCGTGCTCTTGTCCGCCGCCAGCCCGTCACGGCTCATGACCGCCTTCCCCGAGGGGGTGAGCGTCGAACGCGTGCCGCTCGAGGAGGCAGTGCGTCGGGTTGCCGACAGGCGCATTATCACCGACAATGCGCGGCAGGATGCCTGAACTCTTCCTCCTGCGTCACGCCAAGTCCGACTGGGGCGACCCGGGCTTGCGCGATGTCGAGCGCCCCCTGAACGCGCGTGGGCGGGAGGCGGCGCAGGCGATGGGCCGCCATCTCGACACCCTCGGCACGATCGACCAGCTGTGGGTCAGTCCCGCCACGCGGGTAGAGCAGACAATCGAGGGCTTGCGCGCTAGCTGCCCCGGCCTGCCCGAGCCGCAGGTGGTGCCGAGCCTCTACGGCGCGAGCGCCGACACGTTGATCATGCTGGCGCGGCAGGCGCGGGGTGAGCGGCTGATGATCGTCGGCCACAACCCGGGGCTGCACGACTGCGCGTTCGCGCTGGTGCGGGGCCAAGGCGGCGAGGGGATGGAGCAGCTGGCGCGCAAGTTCCCGACGGCGGCGCTGGCGCGGATCGGGATCGAGGGCGACTGGCCGATGCTGGATCGCGGGCGCGGGCGGCTGCTTGGCTTTACCCGCCCGAAGGACCTCTAGCGCGACAGGGCCTTTGCCAGCCGGTCGCGGATGCCGCGCAGGCGGTCGAGGTCGGACGGCGGCGGCGGCGGTTCGCGCAGCGCCTTCTTCGCCCCCTCCATCGTATAGCCCTCGCGGTTGAGGAGGGTGTCGATCCGGCGCGCCACGTCGACATCGGCGGGACGGTAATAGCGGCGGTTGCCCGCGCGCTTGAGCGGCTTCAGCTGGGGAAACTTGGTTTCCCAGTAGCGCAGGATATGCTGCGCCACCCCGATCTCGTCGGACAATTCGCCAATGGTGCGGAAGGCGGTGGGGTCCTTCGCGCGGGCCAAGGCCTTAGCCGGCGATCCGGTCGCGCATGATCTGGCTGGCGCGGAAGGTCATGACGCGGCGCGGCGCGATCGGTACTTCGACGCCGGTCTTGGGGTTGCGCCCGATGCGCTCGCCCTTGTCGCGCAGGATGAAGCTGCCAAAGCCCGAGATCTTGACGTTCTCGCCGTTCGACAGCGACTCGCACATATGGGCGAGCAGGCGCTCGACCAGCGAGGCCGACTCGGCGCGGCTCAGGCCCAGTTTGACGTGCACGACATCGGCAAGGTCGGCGCGCGTCAGCGTCCCCGCATCGACATTCTCGTGACCGTGGCTGCGTGCAATGCCGGCATCCGCCATGATGAAACTCCCGCCCCTGTTGGCACTGCCCCCTGTGACCGTGCCGAAAAAATCGTTTCGCATCAGGCCCGAACGGCCCGTGCGAGCGAATCCTTGCCTAATTTTCGTGCAAGTTCAAGGGGTCAGTCGTTAATAGCGCAGCGCCGCCGCGCCCCAGGTCAGCCCGCCGCCCATCGCCTCGAGGAGGACGAGGTCGCCGCGCTTGATGCGCCCGTCACGCACGGCGACGTCGAAGGCGAGCGGGACGGAGGCAGCCGACGTATTGGCGTGCCGGTCGACGGTGACGACGACCTTGTCGGGGTCGAGCCCGAGCTTCTTGGCGGTGGCATCGAGGATGCGCGCATTGGCCTGGTGCGGGACGACCCAGTCGACGTCGGCGGCCGAGAGTCCGGCGGCCTCGAGCGTCTCGGTCAGCACCTCGGCGAGATTGGTGACGGCGTGGCGGAACACCTCGCGCCCGCGCATGCGCAAATGGCCGACGGTCTGCGTGGTCGAGGGGCCGCCGTCGACATAGAGAAGGTCGTGATGCTCGCCCGCAGCATGGAGCTTGGCGGCGAGGATGCCCTGCTCGTCGCTCTCTTCGGCATCGAGCACCATCGCGCCCGCACCGTCGCCGAACAGCACGCAGGTGCCGCGATCTTCCCAGTCGAGGATGCGGCTGAAGGTCTCGGCGCCGATGACCAGCGCGCGCTTGCCCATGCCGGTGCGCAGGAGCGAATCCGCCACGCTGATGGCGTAGAGGAATCCGGTGCACACGGCCGCCACGTCGAAGGCAACGCAGTCCTTGATGCCG harbors:
- a CDS encoding ATP-dependent DNA helicase, which gives rise to MSLPPDLPALHATHAGIWLAKGGEVRSVSRGEAIARAAESPHLLLNAPMVGGRLGTPDLSGLDLLELFAFVHPARFSVPTVSGLARAVGLEPPAGEEEAALMLARIADTLLGRMGENDWHEREGAWTVNRALARAGWPWAPLAGARLPTPGKMERSLFTRLPEWEEGAGPAPPRTVHVDEDEALKRLDAFTGKGAERREGQRAMATAVAPAFAPRKAERQPNVLLANAGTGIGKTLAYLAPSTLWAEKSGGTVWVSTYTKALQRQLDAEGARIEPDPVRRKKRIVVRKGRENYCCLLNLEDAMQGGFAGRAAVLAQLVARWAAYTKDGDMVGGDLPGWLPSLFRRAGATALTDRRGECVYAGCAHYRKCFIERAERAGREADLVIANHALVLIGAARGRPDAPSRIVFDEGHHLFDAADSTFAAALTGREAIELRRWIIGPEGKHRGRRRGLQARLMDLASYDEAGNEAISKIVEAAQSLNSDGWLGRVQEGDPWGPLEKFFAAIRAMTYARAKASDAGYGLETELADPDAPLVEAAASAHEAMEALAQPMAALTRRLEAVLEDAPDWLDSQARARVEGAINSLGWRREQVAGWSAMLGRIGGPADPDFVDWLACHRVEGRDYDIGMHRHWLDPTRPLAKAVIEPSHSVIVTSATLKTTEGWDEAEARTGADHLEVAARHFEAKSPFDYAGNTQVLVVNDLGRDNLPALAGAYARLIEAAGGGTLGLFTAIKRLRSVHARIADRLARAGLPLFAQHVDPIDTGTLIDMFRDDPKASLLGTDALRDGVDVPGESLRLVVMERIPWPRPTVLHGARRLAGGGSEYDDKVVRAKLAQAYGRLVRRAGDGGHFVLLSAASPSRLMTAFPEGVSVERVPLEEAVRRVADRRIITDNARQDA
- a CDS encoding SixA phosphatase family protein, with amino-acid sequence MPELFLLRHAKSDWGDPGLRDVERPLNARGREAAQAMGRHLDTLGTIDQLWVSPATRVEQTIEGLRASCPGLPEPQVVPSLYGASADTLIMLARQARGERLMIVGHNPGLHDCAFALVRGQGGEGMEQLARKFPTAALARIGIEGDWPMLDRGRGRLLGFTRPKDL
- a CDS encoding MerR family transcriptional regulator; this encodes MARAKDPTAFRTIGELSDEIGVAQHILRYWETKFPQLKPLKRAGNRRYYRPADVDVARRIDTLLNREGYTMEGAKKALREPPPPPSDLDRLRGIRDRLAKALSR
- a CDS encoding integration host factor subunit alpha, which codes for MADAGIARSHGHENVDAGTLTRADLADVVHVKLGLSRAESASLVERLLAHMCESLSNGENVKISGFGSFILRDKGERIGRNPKTGVEVPIAPRRVMTFRASQIMRDRIAG
- a CDS encoding beta-ketoacyl-ACP synthase III, giving the protein MIRSVVKGSGSALPKRCVSNHELAEKIDTSDEWIVERTGIRQRHIAGEDETTSTLATEASCKALEAAGVSADSVDIIILATATPDETFPATATKVQAALGIKDCVAFDVAAVCTGFLYAISVADSLLRTGMGKRALVIGAETFSRILDWEDRGTCVLFGDGAGAMVLDAEESDEQGILAAKLHAAGEHHDLLYVDGGPSTTQTVGHLRMRGREVFRHAVTNLAEVLTETLEAAGLSAADVDWVVPHQANARILDATAKKLGLDPDKVVVTVDRHANTSAASVPLAFDVAVRDGRIKRGDLVLLEAMGGGLTWGAAALRY